In Phaseolus vulgaris cultivar G19833 chromosome 10, P. vulgaris v2.0, whole genome shotgun sequence, a single genomic region encodes these proteins:
- the LOC137818968 gene encoding uncharacterized protein At2g37660, chloroplastic, protein MADSSPRTVLVTGSGGRTGQIVYKKLKEKPNQYVARGLVRTEESKQKIGGADDVFVGDIRDAGSITPAFEGIDSLIILTSAVPQMKPGFDPTKGERPEFYFSEGAYPEQVDWIGQKNQIDAAKAAGVKHVVLVGSMGGTNTNHPLNSLGKGNILIWKRKAEQYLADSGVPYTIIRPGGLLDKEGGIRELIVGKDDELLQTENKAIPRADVAEVCIQALNFEEVQFKAFDLASKPEGVGTPTKDFKALFSNITARF, encoded by the exons ATGGCCGATTCGTCCCCAAGAACCGTGCTTGTAACTGGATCTGGTGGCCGCACAG GACAAAttgtgtataaaaaattaaaagagaagcCAAACCAGTATGTTGCCAGAGGCCTTGTTAGGACAGAAGAAAGCAAACAGAAAATTGGCGGTGCAGATGATGTTTTTGTTGGGGATATCAGAGATGCTGGAAGTATTACTCCTGCTTTTGAAGGTATAGATTCTCTCATAATCCTCACAAGTGCAGTTCCACAAATGAAGCCTGGGTTTGATCCAACAAAAGGTGAAAGGCCTGAGTTCTATTTTTCTGAGGGCGCATATCCTGAACAG GTTGACTGGATTGGGCAGAAGAATCAAATAGATGCTG CCAAGGCTGCAGGAGTGAAGCATGTTGTGTTGGTTGGGTCTATGGGTGGAACAAACACTAATCATCCTCTGAACAGCTTGGGAAAAGGGAATATATTG ATTTGGAAGAGAAAGGCTGAACAATATCTGGCTGATTCTGGCGTTCCATACACAATCATAAG GCCTGGTGGTTTGTTAGATAAAGAAGGAGGCATTAGGGAACTCATTGTGGGAAAAGATGACGAGCTTCTTCAGACTGAAAACAAAGCCATTCCACGAGCTGATGTTGCCGAAGTCTGCATTCag GCACTGAATTTTGAGGAGGTTCAATTCAAGGCTTTTGACTTGGCATCAAAACCAGAGGGAGTAGGTACCCCAACAAAGGACTTCAAGGCTTTGTTTTCCAATATCACAGCTCGTTTTTGA